A window of Nicotiana sylvestris chromosome 8, ASM39365v2, whole genome shotgun sequence genomic DNA:
TTAGTTGAAGTACTAAAAAAACATTTACACTGTTAGCTTTTACCGGTAAATTGCGAAATACTTACATATTTTTTAGCACAAATGTTAGTAAACTTATTTGGATCTTTTTCTATGTCCCAAACAAAATTAGTTTACCGTGTTTAAAttataaattgaattaaaatataCATATTAAATGTGTAAGTGTTATTTTTACGTAAAAAATACACATCATGCGCTTATTGAGTTTTTAGTGCATACAACAAATGCGAATAAGTTCTTTCCACAAATATATTAAATTTTGTCCAAATAGATGGATAgtgactttttttcttttatgatgtaaagCAAAAGATAATTTGgttaatagaaagaaaaaaaaagtaaagcaaAAGAAATAACAGATCCCGAGTTATGGGCCAACCTTTTTATCATTTGGGCCAATTCTacagggagaaattcaaaaatagctagatttacaattggtcgttcaaaaatagcctagtttcaaaagtaatcgaaatttagccacttttcatgtaaagataaatttgagcaaAAACACTgttaaaacccgaaaaatacgccagtatattatactggagttccagcataagtatgcttgaactccaacatactatactggagttccaagataagtatgttggaactctagcataatgtgatggagttccaacataagtacactagaactccaacataatatactggagttccagcaagtataattgtccagtataatatactggtgtttggagcactggtgctctagtctccagtatattatactagagtcagcaaagtataccggtgcagcataatatgctggagttcatacacaggtacatcgaactccagtatattatgctcgatcggtctttgttgcagcaaaatagtggctatttttcattgacttcgtaaacgctgactatttttgaatgaccagtccgaaaactggctataccgtgctatttttacaattCTACAGTCTATTCTCTCTTAAGCTTATTGTCAAAATAGTACGGTCTAGACGGTTTCCAAattgataattaaaaaataattagtatttgtaaaattattaaaaattagTCATTATTTTGCTGAAACACATAaatttccagcataatatgttagattatggagctcctgcatatatacttccaacatattatgttggaactccagcacacggGAAGTTCCAGAATAATATGCGGGATTATGGAGTTCCTgcatataaacttccagcatattatgatggaactccaacacattataaacttccagcatattatgcaaGAAGCTCATAAATAAAAAAGTTGAagtccaacatattatactggaatgtTTCTGAATTTTTAACAGTGCTTTTGTTCAAATTTTATCTTTGCATGCAAAGTGGCTAAATTTTCATTACTTttaaactgtggctattttttaattatcatttttaaattaaatatgactatttttgaatttcatccAAGCTAATTGGGTCAATTTCCAGCTTCCCTATGCAAAATTAGACATGGAGAACTAATTAAAATAGTCGCTCACCACCCACTTAAACCAAAAATATTATGTGTGTATGTATATGTGTGACCGTATATAATCAacgtataatttatgtattactGGTTAGAAAATATAAATAGTAAATACAggttggctatttttgtaaagatCCCATCAGACATCTCGAATTATGGGCCAACTTTTATCATTTGGGCCAATTTTATTGGGTCAATTCCCAGCTTCCCGATGGGCCAACCTAACGGGTCTCTAAAATCAGAACTTTCAGCCTTTGGCCCAATCAAACAGTAACGGATCTTTCTTCCACTCCAGAGTATTAGGTCTCGAGCTGTTACCTCTTATTTCTTTCACCAACCCTCTCTTCCTCTCTGGTTTTGAAACTCGTTTTCGTTAGACTAGAGAGGAATAGAGGCGTTACGAAAGGCACGTTCTTTATCTCCGATTAATCGGCTATGGCGGCGCCGGAAGCTCCCGTTTGCTATGTCGGAGTTGCCAGAAAGTCCGCCGCCTTTCGTCTCATGAAACAAATGGTTTGctgttttcattttctttcacATACGTTTCGAATTGCCGTATTTATGTGAAATGAGTTAATTGTATctcaaaattcaattttttttggtTATAAATGTGATTTCTGATTTGATCCTTGTCATTTCAGTTTTAAAATTGATGAATTTTCATGTTCGTGTACCAAAAAGGagatgaaaaatattattttgtttTACATGTAATGAATTAATAGAAAAATTAAATATGTGCGCGGCAGGCAAGATTGCTTGAGTTGAAGGTGATGATATAGTTATTATTAATAAGTATTACTCCCTCCATAGGAATTTATGTGTCCTTTTTTTATTGGCCATgcagtttaagaaagaaagacttttaaacttGTGGTCTAAAATAAGCCATAAACATTTGTATGTCTTTAAATCATCTCATTAATGTTAAAGTGAAAATTTTGTAAGTGTGCCGCTTAAATTGGGACGTAGGGAGTAATGTTTATGGGAACTCCTCTGTGTGCATATTAATATTGAAGCTGACGGCTTTTGATTCTTTTAATGTCCATAAATTTTGTAATTATGAGAAGTGAAGGATATCAAGCGAGTGGTCCTGAGCTTTTGATTTTGAGACTGACGAAATGTAGGATATATAGTTTTTGATTCTGAAGTTTCTGAAGTTTTTCTGTGATCTGTATATTTGATGGAGTTAATTGCCATTGATGGAACTATAATTATAAACTGATTCAGTATATTCGATTTCTTTTGTTGTATATCTGCTTGTACTTGAGCTAGTTACTCTGCAATTTCCGTTATATATATTTGTAATATGCATGAAATGTGGTTAATAGGGATGGGAAGAAGGAGAAGGCTTGGgcaagaacaagcaaggaatcaAAGGATATGTCAGAGTACAGAACAAACAAGACACTGCAGGTTTTTAATGGATTGCCTTATCGCATCTTGATTTAGTAACTGTTTTGTTGCATGGCTGCAATAGAGGAGGAAAACATCTCTCTCTCATGAGTTGGTGGGGGGGGGGTGGATAAGGAAGATAATCTTAGGAAAGGGAACAAAATAAGAACTCCTTAGCATAGGATAGATAATGGGAGGCAAGGGAACAAAGTAAGACCTCCTTAGCATTATAGGTAGTAAGTGAAATTCAAAGAAATGTTGTTATCttccttatattttatttttagaagTAAATGCTTAGCTGGTTTTTATTTCTGAATTATGGAATAGGTATCGGTACAGAAAAGCCAAATGAATGGGCGTTTGATACAGCGCAGTTTGATAGCATCCTTAAAAGATTAAAAGTGGTAACTCTCTTCTTCAACTTTGAGTTGTAATGTATTCACCAAGTTTGTTTCCTAATGTGCTATATGACTAACATCTATTTTCATTATTTGGCAGCAAACAGCTGAAATCAACAATGATGAAGGTACATTGAATTGAAAATCATTCTTTAGTTATACATAAACAATTTCGTTCTGTTGTATGAAATTTTTCGGGTGCTTCTAACagtaaaagagaaaaaagaagtgCAAAATGACACGAAAACAGGATCTTCTAATGGAGAACAAGAGACTGTAGCTAAGGTTACTCGGCCTCAAGGAAGGTAAGTTTGTCGGTATATGCTTCTTTACATGTGGTGAGCTGGAACACATTGTAATGAAAAaccaatttttcatttttctgtgcACCAGATATAAGAGAAGGGAAAGAGGAAAGCTTGTGCACTCATATTCAGCGCAGGATCTTGAAGGAATTCTTGTAAGTTTACTTTTGCATGAAAGTGATGTTTCCACTATATGGATACTGATTAGGGCTATAACAAGTTCACCAACAATTTACTCTGATGTTATATCTGAGCCTACTAGGATGTTATGATTTTGTTTTTGCAATTCACAGTCAATAAGCAGAATATTTTTAGGGTATTTGTCCATTCAAAACGACAAAACCTGTATACTTCTTCCATAAAAACTAggaattttgttttctttttatatGATTTAATGGTTGACTTGGGACTGGATCAGCTTATTCTCTTATACGATTATATTTGCAAATTGACCATTATGTTAAAAAGAATGCACTCACTTGCTCATGCTTGAGCCTTTTTTTGACTCAAAGTTTGTAATTCACGCTCCTTTTGGCTATTTCTTCTATAATTTTGTGTTTTGCTTAGCCATATTTACATGTTCTGTAGGTCAAAAAGACAAAGACTTCTCCGACAAATGATGATCATAAGGCAGCAGATACGGCGGAGACTATTATTGTTGCAGATGATGCATGTAAGTTCGAGATTTGTTATTTGAGCAGTTAGGTTGCCTGACCCATTTGAATTATGAAAAAAGCACGCGCATGTGGAAATGCGTTGGTTCAAATTTAATGTTGCTGTTTATAAACATGTTTTTAAGAGGGAGAGGAGCGCCaaagaaaaaggagagagaagagTGCAAATCCTGCTCTGGAATCAGTAATTTCCTACACTACTGCGGAGTAGCTAATTTCCTAATTATCATCCACTAAGGACTTCCAAGATAACAAGCTATAATCATCTCAGTGAAAAGGATAAGGAGACCTCCTCTGATCTACTAGATATTTTCTTGCTATGTTAGTTTCCACTCAAAGTTGCTAGTATATCAAGGCTTTCTTTTTTTGTCTGGCTGATGGGAGTGGGGAGATCAGTGATTTGTGGAAGGAGATTTTGAAAATATGAATAAATACTAATCTCTTTCTGACCTGAATTGCAGCTCCTGTTTCTCTATCGAGTCTATACATTTCGTTTTCTTGCAGGGTGGTGGGATCGTTGTTGGGGTGTATGTTTGCAAGTATGCTACTGTCTGTGCATATGTTTAATAAGGATATGTTGATATGAAATGGGTTTTGATACTTGCGATAACTGGTTGGGCTTTCAGATATAAGCTTAAGCTGTCAATGCATCCACTGATTGTTTATTAAAATAATTCCTTTTGCCAGGTAATGAAGATCAAGGTGTTCCCCCAGAATGGTGGGGCTATAAAAATGGATTTGTCTCAGGAGGATTTCTTGGAAGTCAAGCTCGGAGAAAAAAGTCATCTTCGTCCGAGACGATGCGAGACTTCAGTGAGAGGACCACATTCCATGAGGAGGATCAAGAAAATCTTTATAACCTTGTGCAAGTATGCTTTCTGACCATTCGAAGAAGCATAGGTTTTACTTTCTAATTGCTTAATGACTTTGAACTGTCACTGGCCCCGCAACATATCTTTCGTGTAGTTTGTAATTGGATGCAACTGTTAAGATTTTCTCTAGAATAAATCTCTCTTAATAGATCTCTTCTTGTTCCTCAATCTTCGGGGAATAATGTAACACTACTTCTAATGAAGTTTAAAGTTTAAGTGCCTTATGTATGGTATCTTTACTAACTTCACCTAATGCATCTATATCCTCCTAACTGTAATGCTGGCAAATATTATCAGGATCTGACTTCTTACATAGACTAATTGGAACATTATAAGATACATTTGTCTAGTTAACAAATGCAAGTGCAAGGTGTATACTGATTTAGTTATTAGTAGGTTGCAGTTTTTTTATTATTCTGATATGAATCTTTTCTGATTAGCTTCCTTGCTGATATTCTCTGGTGATGTGTATTAGCATTGGGGAAGTTCATCTAGAAATATAATGACAATGTCATTCAACTGCAGAATACAGCCACAACTGGAAAACAAGGACTGGGTATCAAAGACCGGCCAAAGAAGGTTGCTGGTTGCTACTTCGAGGGGAAAAAGACATCCTTTGATGATAGCGATGAAGAAGATTCTTCTGAGTCGAACCCTCCCATGGAAGCAGAATATGAAGAAATCAGTCACCCAGCCAAAAATGATGAACCAAAATTGAAGCTGAAGAAATTGTGCAAACGGCTCTTGAAACAGGTTTCTTTAGATTATTTTTGTCACTGATTTAAGTAATTTATTCAAAGTCATGTCTTgatgacaagaggggttgctctgatggtaagcaacctccacttccaaccaagaggttgtgagttcgagtctccccaagagcaaggtgggaagttcttggagggaaggataccgggggtctatttggaaacagcctctctaccccagggtaggggtaaggtctgcgtacacactatcctctccAGAcctcactaagtgggattatactgggttgttgttgttattcaaAGTCATGTCTTGACTTCCCTTCATTGATATCCGACACTCCAGGCACCTGGGAACTCTTTAAAGCTGAAGCAGCTTAAAGTGCTAAttgatgaacaatcttcagatcTTTGTAGTTTCACTAAAAAAGAGGCACTTGGTTTTTTGAAGCGCAAGGTAAAGTACATTTTCATTAGCAGACTTGCCTTCTGTAACCCATGCAATCTTGTAGTGTCTTTTGGGAGGAGATATCATTCGTTCTGTCTTTTCAATAATCTTTCTTCATTGTTCATTTAGCATGCTCAAATGACTTGTTTCCTTGTATGCAGCTTGAAGGCAGTGACAAGTTCTCAGTGGAGGGAAAGAGAGTGTCTCTTTCTGTAAAGAGGGCctgaatttttttttcctttgctgGGATTAGCTGTGACGAAATGTAGATGGTCACCGAGACTAGGTTGATAG
This region includes:
- the LOC104219789 gene encoding G-patch domain-containing protein 1; amino-acid sequence: MAAPEAPVCYVGVARKSAAFRLMKQMGWEEGEGLGKNKQGIKGYVRVQNKQDTAGIGTEKPNEWAFDTAQFDSILKRLKVQTAEINNDEVKEKKEVQNDTKTGSSNGEQETVAKVTRPQGRYKRRERGKLVHSYSAQDLEGILVKKTKTSPTNDDHKAADTAETIIVADDACNEDQGVPPEWWGYKNGFVSGGFLGSQARRKKSSSSETMRDFSERTTFHEEDQENLYNLVQNTATTGKQGLGIKDRPKKVAGCYFEGKKTSFDDSDEEDSSESNPPMEAEYEEISHPAKNDEPKLKLKKLCKRLLKQAPGNSLKLKQLKVLIDEQSSDLCSFTKKEALGFLKRKLEGSDKFSVEGKRVSLSVKRA